DNA sequence from the Lagopus muta isolate bLagMut1 chromosome 23, bLagMut1 primary, whole genome shotgun sequence genome:
ggggggctgtgtggggttgTGGGGACTGTATGGGGTTGagtggggctgtatggggctgtggggggctGAGTGGGGTAgtgtggggttgtggggcttGTATGGGGCTGAGTGGGGCTGAGTAAGGTGGTGTGGGgcagtgtggggctgtggggtctgcattgggctgtgtggggctgtggggtctggtatgggtctgtatggggttaaGTGGGGCTGAGTGGGGTGTTGTGGGGTTGTGTGGTCAGTAttgggctgtgtggggctgtggggtctgtatggggcaGTGTGGGGCTGAGTGGGATGGAAGTAGGTTTGTGGGGTCTGTATGGGCTTGAGTGGGGCTGTAGGGGGGCTGAGTGGAGTGGTGTGGGGTTGTGAGGTCCGTATGGGGCTGTGTGGGTCAGTGTGGGGCTGAGTGGGGCTGTGTGAGGTCCGTATGGGGCTATATGCGGCAGtgtggggtctgtatggggtccATATGGGGCAGTGTGGGGCAGTGTGCCCAAGCTGCTCACGGAGCAGCGTTCCCTGGGGCCCCACACCGTGGCTGCAGCCCTATGGATGCTCCCCCCGCCCGCCCCAGGCCGCCCCCTCTCCTTTTCCCCCGCAGAGCACGGAGCGCCCCCCGGACGGACGGACATCCCCGGCGGACAGCCGCGCTCCTCCAGGCGCCgcgctcagcagcagctcctccatctCCAGCCTCACCTCCTCCACGGTGCGTCGCGTTTTGGGTGCGGGTCCGTGCGGTTGCCGGCGCTCCAGACCCCCGTCGCTGATCCCCCCTTCGTCCCCCCTCAGCTGAGCGGCAGCCTGCTGAGCCTCTACAGCGACTGGGAGCTGCGCCGGGTGCCGGTGCGGGGCTGCGTTCAGTTCTCACTGCGTTACGAAGCGGCCGCTCAGGAGCTGCGGGTGCACGTGGTGCGGTGCCGGCATTTGGCCGAGGCCAAGAGGCAGCGCTCCGACCCGTGAGTGGGaaaccggggggggggggagggggggcaggCACCGCGACCCTCTGcgtgccccacagccccccaacccccccaaccccatccccGCCGCCCGCAGGTACATCAAGACCTACCTGCTGCCCGATAAATCCAACCGCAGCAAGCGCAAGACCTCGGTTCGGAAGTGGAGTTTGGACCCCGTCTTTAACGAGACCCTGAAGGTGCGTTTGGGGTCGGGGGTCCCGCTGTGCCGCCCCCCCCAACCCGGTCGCACCgtttctttcctctcctgcccccccccctccccgcagTACAACGTGCGCAAGGCGGAGCTGCGGGGCCGGACGCTGAACGTGTCGGTGTGGCACCACGACGCGTTGGGTCGGAACCTTTTCCTGGGGGAGGTGGAGGTCCGGCTGGGAGAGTGGGACTGGGCCAACACGCAGCCCGAGTGGTTCGACCTGCAGCCCCGCGTGAGTCCCGTGTGCAGCCCATAGccctgccccctccccaccccatagctccccatagccccgctccctccccaccccatagcaccccatagccctgacccctccccaccccatagctccccatagccccgctccctccccaccccatagctccccacagccctgccccctccccaccccatagcaccccatagccctgccccctccccaccccatagctccccatagccccgctcccttcccaccccatagctccccatagccCTGCCCCCTCCCCTGTCCCTCCTCGCCCCATAActctgccccctccccaccccatagctccccacagccctgccccctccccaccccatagctccccatagccCTGCTCCCTTCCCACCCCATAGCTCTCCATAGCCCcgctccctccccaccccatagctccccatagccccgctcccttcccaccccatagctccccatagccccgctccctccccaccccatagctccccatagccctgccccctccccaccccatagcaccccataggccCGTTCCTTTCccaccccatagctccccatagccccgctccctccccaccccatagctccccatatCGCTTCTCCCTCCCCTGTCCCTCCTcgccccctccccgctcccTCCTTCACCCCCTCCACCCTATCGctctgccccccccccaccccatacccccatGTAATCCTGCTCTCTCCCCACCCCAtagccctgctccctgccccacacctccCATAACTCTGCTCCCTCCCTGATTCTCCCTACCCCATAACCATGCCCCCTCTGCACCCCATAACTCCCCATAAccctgccccctccccacagcccccacacCCCTGCCCCACACCCCTAAAACGCTGCTCCCTTTCTGAccacccccatatccccatataaccctgctccctgccccccaTAGCTCCCCACAACCCTGCTCTCTCCTTGAccctccccaccccatagccccccataACCCCGCTCCCTCCCCACCCATAGCTCTCCATatctcttctccctcccctgACCCTCCTTACCTCATACCCCTGCCTCCCCTgcaccccatagccccccatagCCCTGTTCTCTccccaccccatagcccccatacCCCTGCCCCATAACCCTGCAAACTCCCTGACCCTCCTCATCCCATACCCCCATACAGCCCTgctccccccccaccccatagccccccataACCCTGTTCCCTCCCTCAtcctccccaccccacacccccattccctgccccacagccccataacccctctccccctcccaccGCAGACCCCCATACCCCCAGACAGCCTCCCCAACCGAGGTCACCTCAACCTGGCACTCAAATTCATCCCCGCCGGCTCTGAAGGTgagtgggggctgtggggatggggcagTGCACCCCCAACAGGCCCTGACCCGGACCCCCACCCCACAGATTTGGGGCAACCACCTACAGGTGAGCTGCACATCTGGATTAAGGCAGCACAGGACTTGGTCCCGctgcatggcagcactgtgGATGCCTTCGTGCAGTGGTGAGGGCTGCGTGGCAGCACaaggagggctgggggggcaCAGCATGGGGGCTCagccccctcccagcccccccccTCATTGCTGACCCCCTCctagctctgtgctgcctgatGACAGCAAGGCCGGCCGGCAGAAGACGCGGGTGGTGAAACGCAGCCTCAGCCCCATCTTCAACCACACCATGGTGTACGATGGCTTCCAGCCCCACGACCTGGCCCAGGCCTGCGCTGAGTGCACCCTATGGCACAGGGATGCCTTCGCCAAGAGGCAGCTGGGGGGGCTGCGGCTCAGCCTGGGCACGGGTGaggggggatggagagctggggGGTTCTGTGAGGTCCTGAGGGGGGTCTATGGGGAGTTATGGGGGTCTAGGAGGAGTctggggggggagatggggggttCTGTGAGTGTCTATTAGGGTCCTGTTGGCTCTGTGGGGTCCTGAGGG
Encoded proteins:
- the SYTL1 gene encoding synaptotagmin-like protein 1 isoform X2 is translated as MELEPGPEALLDLSFLTEAERCAIAEVLHRDALLRRAEEGRVSKLRQSVSDPMRLRTLTGEWFCHVRAQRHRNLLGSDLVRASIRRRRRPWGAAELERRLSQGELEAIREKLLEEKEDEEGVREESPSEDGVLAATEPQPKATAMEGTTVSPSLQQGDVPAGGRDGCRQPGDVGLQGKSMGIQGKRGLPSSYTHSLLCWDPHPHGALAGDRTDGSPFGTSSVEEEEEEEPSPAHSSPGVVQAAPSPFPPQSTERPPDGRTSPADSRAPPGAALSSSSSISSLTSSTLSGSLLSLYSDWELRRVPVRGCVQFSLRYEAAAQELRVHVVRCRHLAEAKRQRSDPYIKTYLLPDKSNRSKRKTSVRKWSLDPVFNETLKYNVRKAELRGRTLNVSVWHHDALGRNLFLGEVEVRLGEWDWANTQPEWFDLQPRTPIPPDSLPNRGHLNLALKFIPAGSEGELHIWIKAAQDLVPLHGSTVDAFVQCSVLPDDSKAGRQKTRVVKRSLSPIFNHTMVYDGFQPHDLAQACAECTLWHRDAFAKRQLGGLRLSLGTGSSYGLPVGWMDSTAEERALWGRVLRDSGRWVEALLPLRTDLVPRSAP
- the SYTL1 gene encoding synaptotagmin-like protein 1 isoform X1 — translated: MELEPGPEALLDLSFLTEAERCAIAEVLHRDALLRRAEEGRVSKLRQSVSDPMRLRTLTGEWFCHVRAQRHRNLLGSDLVRASIRRRRRPWGAAELERRLSQGELEAIREKLLEEKEDEEGVREESPSEDGVLAATEPQPKATAMEGTTVSPSLQQGDVPAGGRDGCRQPGDVGLQGKSMGIQGKRGLPSSYTHSLLCWDPHPHGALAGDRTDGSPFGTSSVEEEEEEEPSPAHSSPGVVQAAPSPFPPQSTERPPDGRTSPADSRAPPGAALSSSSSISSLTSSTLSGSLLSLYSDWELRRVPVRGCVQFSLRYEAAAQELRVHVVRCRHLAEAKRQRSDPYIKTYLLPDKSNRSKRKTSVRKWSLDPVFNETLKYNVRKAELRGRTLNVSVWHHDALGRNLFLGEVEVRLGEWDWANTQPEWFDLQPRTPIPPDSLPNRGHLNLALKFIPAGSEDLGQPPTGELHIWIKAAQDLVPLHGSTVDAFVQCSVLPDDSKAGRQKTRVVKRSLSPIFNHTMVYDGFQPHDLAQACAECTLWHRDAFAKRQLGGLRLSLGTGSSYGLPVGWMDSTAEERALWGRVLRDSGRWVEALLPLRTDLVPRSAP
- the SYTL1 gene encoding synaptotagmin-like protein 1 isoform X4, giving the protein MELEPGPEALLDLSFLTEAERCAIAEVLHRDALLRRAEEGRVSKLRQSVSDPMRLRTLTGEWFCHVRAQRHRNLLGSDLVRASIRRRRRPWGAAELERRLSQGELEAIREKLLEEKEDEEGVREESPSEDGVLAATEPQPKATAMEGTTVSPSLQQGDVPAGGRDGCRQPGDRTDGSPFGTSSVEEEEEEEPSPAHSSPGVVQAAPSPFPPQSTERPPDGRTSPADSRAPPGAALSSSSSISSLTSSTLSGSLLSLYSDWELRRVPVRGCVQFSLRYEAAAQELRVHVVRCRHLAEAKRQRSDPYIKTYLLPDKSNRSKRKTSVRKWSLDPVFNETLKYNVRKAELRGRTLNVSVWHHDALGRNLFLGEVEVRLGEWDWANTQPEWFDLQPRTPIPPDSLPNRGHLNLALKFIPAGSEDLGQPPTGELHIWIKAAQDLVPLHGSTVDAFVQCSVLPDDSKAGRQKTRVVKRSLSPIFNHTMVYDGFQPHDLAQACAECTLWHRDAFAKRQLGGLRLSLGTGSSYGLPVGWMDSTAEERALWGRVLRDSGRWVEALLPLRTDLVPRSAP
- the SYTL1 gene encoding synaptotagmin-like protein 1 isoform X3, which gives rise to MELEPGPEALLDLSFLTEAERCAIAEVLHRDALLRRAEEGRVSKLRQSVSDPMRLRTLTGEWFCHVRAQRHRNLLGSDLVRASIRRRRRPWGAAELERRLSQGELEAIREKLLEEKEDEEGVREESPSEDGVLAATEPQPKATAMEGTTVSPSLQQGDVPAGGRDGCRQPGDVGLQGKSMGIQGKRGLPSSYTHSLLCWDPHPHGALAGDRTDGSPFGTSSVEEEEEEEPSPAHSSPGVVQSTERPPDGRTSPADSRAPPGAALSSSSSISSLTSSTLSGSLLSLYSDWELRRVPVRGCVQFSLRYEAAAQELRVHVVRCRHLAEAKRQRSDPYIKTYLLPDKSNRSKRKTSVRKWSLDPVFNETLKYNVRKAELRGRTLNVSVWHHDALGRNLFLGEVEVRLGEWDWANTQPEWFDLQPRTPIPPDSLPNRGHLNLALKFIPAGSEDLGQPPTGELHIWIKAAQDLVPLHGSTVDAFVQCSVLPDDSKAGRQKTRVVKRSLSPIFNHTMVYDGFQPHDLAQACAECTLWHRDAFAKRQLGGLRLSLGTGSSYGLPVGWMDSTAEERALWGRVLRDSGRWVEALLPLRTDLVPRSAP
- the SYTL1 gene encoding synaptotagmin-like protein 1 isoform X5, whose amino-acid sequence is MELEPGPEALLDLSFLTEAERCAIAEVLHRDALLRRAEEGRVSKLRQSVSDPMRLRTLTGEWFCHVRAQRHRNLLGSDLVRASIRRRRRPWGAAELERRLSQGELEAIREKLLEEKEDEEGVREESPSEDGVLAATEPQPKATAMEGTTVSPSLQQGDVPAGGRDGCRQPGDRTDGSPFGTSSVEEEEEEEPSPAHSSPGVVQSTERPPDGRTSPADSRAPPGAALSSSSSISSLTSSTLSGSLLSLYSDWELRRVPVRGCVQFSLRYEAAAQELRVHVVRCRHLAEAKRQRSDPYIKTYLLPDKSNRSKRKTSVRKWSLDPVFNETLKYNVRKAELRGRTLNVSVWHHDALGRNLFLGEVEVRLGEWDWANTQPEWFDLQPRTPIPPDSLPNRGHLNLALKFIPAGSEDLGQPPTGELHIWIKAAQDLVPLHGSTVDAFVQCSVLPDDSKAGRQKTRVVKRSLSPIFNHTMVYDGFQPHDLAQACAECTLWHRDAFAKRQLGGLRLSLGTGSSYGLPVGWMDSTAEERALWGRVLRDSGRWVEALLPLRTDLVPRSAP